The following proteins are co-located in the Echinicola sp. 20G genome:
- a CDS encoding response regulator gives MLKVIIVEKDTNFSNNIHEILDLHKFDIREINRTDLVKAEIAEFMPDLLIVSVNWDFKSSGIDLVKTLRTEYSIPVLFINDFYTQVDDSIDLSKISNSEAINKPFKTRDFLAAIDRLLIKK, from the coding sequence ATGTTGAAAGTTATTATTGTTGAAAAAGACACCAATTTTTCAAACAACATTCATGAAATTTTGGATTTACACAAATTTGATATTCGGGAAATAAACCGGACAGATTTGGTTAAAGCAGAGATAGCTGAGTTTATGCCTGATTTACTTATTGTCTCTGTAAATTGGGATTTTAAGAGTTCTGGCATAGACTTGGTCAAAACACTTCGGACAGAGTACAGTATTCCTGTATTGTTCATCAATGATTTTTATACTCAAGTCGATGATTCTATTGACCTTTCTAAAATTTCAAATAGTGAGGCAATCAATAAACCATTCAAAACAAGAGATTTTCTTGCAGCTATTGATAGACTCTTAATTAAAAAGTGA
- a CDS encoding glycerophosphodiester phosphodiesterase family protein codes for MKTLTLCLVLISCFMVISCSSPSFHTNKVIAHRGAWKVDQLPQNSIASLNKAIQIGCEGSEFDVWMTSDEVLVVNHDADFQGLPIETSTYAQLLELSHENGEKISTVEEYLQKGMEQNTTKLIFEIKPSKVSVERSKLIAEKSVKTVKELKAEKWVDYITFSYEGGLKAIETDPNANVAYLSGDKTPEELSKAGFFGFDYNIKVLKNNPEWIQQAQNLGLTVNSWTVNKEEDMKWLLEQKADFITTDEPELLLKLIEDNQE; via the coding sequence ATGAAAACCTTAACTTTGTGCTTGGTACTTATTTCCTGTTTTATGGTGATATCTTGCAGTTCACCTTCTTTCCATACCAACAAAGTAATCGCCCATCGCGGCGCTTGGAAAGTAGATCAATTACCTCAAAATTCCATCGCTTCTCTCAATAAAGCAATTCAAATTGGATGTGAAGGCTCAGAGTTTGATGTTTGGATGACCTCAGATGAAGTTTTGGTAGTAAATCATGATGCTGACTTTCAAGGGTTACCAATTGAAACCAGCACTTATGCGCAATTGTTGGAACTCAGCCATGAAAATGGAGAGAAAATTTCCACTGTGGAGGAATATCTCCAAAAAGGAATGGAACAAAACACCACTAAATTAATTTTTGAAATCAAACCATCAAAAGTAAGTGTTGAAAGAAGCAAACTCATTGCCGAAAAATCGGTAAAAACAGTAAAAGAACTTAAGGCCGAAAAATGGGTGGACTACATTACTTTTAGCTATGAGGGAGGATTGAAAGCCATAGAAACAGACCCTAATGCCAATGTGGCCTACCTGAGTGGAGACAAGACTCCAGAAGAATTATCAAAAGCTGGCTTCTTTGGCTTTGATTATAATATTAAAGTATTGAAAAATAATCCTGAATGGATCCAACAAGCTCAGAATTTAGGATTGACGGTCAATTCTTGGACAGTAAATAAAGAAGAAGATATGAAGTGGTTATTGGAGCAAAAAGCTGATTTTATCACCACGGATGAACCTGAACTTCTTTTAAAGTTAATTGAAGACAATCAAGAATAA
- a CDS encoding TRAP transporter small permease codes for MNNPSNSLKNKINHKVGYVLIVIMALMVINVTWQVLSRYVFMSPSSFTDELARFLLIWLGMLGAAYVAGHNEHLAIDILPSKLTGKAKNNLMVFIHMIIIGFAVPVMIFGGSNLVYITYMLGQKSTTLQIPLAYVYTVIPLSGILIFIYQVADIKHILQHNPKF; via the coding sequence ATGAATAACCCAAGCAATTCTTTAAAGAATAAAATCAACCATAAGGTAGGTTACGTTTTGATCGTAATCATGGCGCTTATGGTGATCAATGTGACCTGGCAGGTATTGTCCAGGTATGTTTTTATGTCTCCCAGTTCATTTACTGATGAGTTGGCTCGTTTCCTTTTGATCTGGTTGGGTATGTTGGGAGCTGCATATGTAGCGGGCCATAATGAGCACTTGGCCATTGATATTTTGCCAAGTAAGTTAACCGGAAAAGCAAAGAATAATTTGATGGTATTTATTCACATGATCATCATTGGATTTGCGGTACCAGTTATGATTTTTGGTGGAAGCAATTTGGTCTATATCACTTACATGTTGGGACAGAAATCCACCACATTACAAATACCACTGGCCTATGTTTATACCGTGATTCCTCTCAGTGGAATATTGATTTTTATCTACCAGGTGGCAGACATCAAGCACATTCTTCAACATAACCCAAAATTTTAA
- a CDS encoding TRAP transporter large permease, translating to MEYITIIILVLSFITLMGLGVPVAWSLGFSSLLTLLVTVAAVPSMTTIAQRMGAGLNSFSLLAIPFFILAGEIMNKGGIANRLINLAKALSGRLPGGLLYVNVIAAMLFGAIAGSAVAAASALGGILGKRMEDEGYPKELGVAVNVTSSTTGLVIPPSNVLIVYSLASGGVSIAALFVAGYIPGLFIGLLLMLTAAYFIKKKELPAGESTSFKELGKVFIDAAPSLTLLVIVIGGIVAGIFTATEASAIAVLYCLGLSFMYKELKVKDLPAILLKSSATTAVVAMLIATSMAMSWVMSSEDIPQSISSVLLSLSDNKYVILIIINLILLFVGIFMDMTPAVLIFTPIFLPVVTELGIDPVHFGIIMVLNLCIGLCTPPVGSVLFIGVGVAKTSIANVVRPLLPFFVAMIIGLAVITLWPQMVLWLPNLFGL from the coding sequence ATGGAATATATTACTATAATCATATTAGTTTTAAGCTTTATAACCTTGATGGGGCTGGGTGTACCGGTGGCCTGGAGTTTAGGTTTTTCCAGTTTGTTGACACTATTGGTAACTGTAGCTGCTGTGCCGTCCATGACGACTATTGCTCAACGGATGGGAGCAGGATTAAATAGTTTTTCCCTTTTGGCCATTCCTTTCTTTATCCTCGCTGGGGAAATCATGAATAAAGGCGGTATTGCCAACCGCTTGATTAATCTCGCCAAAGCGCTCAGTGGAAGGCTGCCTGGTGGTTTACTGTATGTAAATGTGATTGCAGCCATGCTATTTGGAGCCATTGCTGGTTCGGCTGTGGCAGCAGCTTCTGCATTAGGTGGGATTTTGGGTAAGAGAATGGAGGATGAAGGTTATCCAAAAGAGTTAGGGGTGGCTGTCAATGTGACCTCATCTACTACAGGTTTGGTTATTCCTCCTTCTAATGTACTGATTGTATATTCCTTGGCAAGCGGTGGTGTGTCTATTGCAGCTTTGTTTGTCGCAGGTTATATTCCTGGTTTGTTTATTGGGTTATTACTGATGCTTACCGCAGCTTATTTTATTAAGAAAAAGGAATTGCCAGCAGGAGAAAGCACTTCTTTTAAAGAATTAGGCAAAGTATTTATTGATGCCGCACCAAGTTTGACTTTGTTGGTCATTGTAATTGGAGGAATTGTAGCAGGTATATTTACAGCGACAGAAGCTTCGGCAATTGCTGTTCTGTATTGTTTGGGGCTTTCTTTCATGTATAAGGAATTAAAAGTGAAGGATCTTCCTGCTATCCTGTTAAAATCTTCAGCAACCACAGCAGTTGTGGCCATGTTGATTGCCACATCTATGGCGATGTCTTGGGTTATGTCCAGTGAAGATATTCCGCAGTCCATAAGTAGTGTTTTACTTTCTTTAAGTGATAATAAATATGTGATATTAATTATCATCAACCTTATCCTCCTCTTTGTTGGGATATTTATGGATATGACTCCTGCTGTATTGATCTTTACGCCAATATTCTTGCCTGTAGTAACTGAGCTAGGAATTGACCCGGTTCATTTTGGAATCATAATGGTGTTAAACTTATGTATCGGTTTGTGTACCCCTCCAGTTGGCTCAGTACTTTTTATTGGAGTGGGAGTTGCCAAGACTTCCATCGCAAATGTTGTGAGGCCACTTTTGCCATTCTTTGTGGCCATGATCATCGGCTTGGCAGTAATTACACTTTGGCCTCAGATGGTACTTTGGTTACCAAACTTATTTGGGCTATAA
- a CDS encoding DUF6660 family protein: protein MQIILRYYLLVLMVLPCADGDDVSGTFSEVAMIANHDAGHHHGDMGDDCSPLCVCHCCHIHFMITQEPSVNFVSDFIAVNNAYYHDFIGIQLFDFLKPPRS, encoded by the coding sequence ATGCAGATCATATTGCGTTATTATTTGTTGGTACTGATGGTATTGCCATGTGCTGATGGAGATGATGTATCTGGTACATTTTCAGAAGTAGCGATGATAGCCAATCATGATGCAGGTCATCATCATGGAGATATGGGGGATGATTGTTCTCCACTTTGCGTTTGCCATTGTTGCCATATTCATTTTATGATCACTCAGGAACCCTCCGTAAATTTTGTTTCAGATTTCATTGCAGTAAACAATGCTTATTATCATGATTTTATAGGTATCCAACTTTTTGATTTTTTAAAACCACCTCGAAGCTAA
- a CDS encoding cysteine desulfurase family protein, with product MKRPIYLDYCATTPCDPEVVKMMMPYFSHHFGNPSSNDHLLGWESKEAVEVARQQLATLINCKPKDLVFTSGATESINWILKGLFFNNGRKGHFITTKIEHSAVLDTMAFLQEQGAELTFLKVDQNGQISLDDLESSIQDNTLGFVCMYANNEIGTILPIDKIGEITVKHNIDLICDATQAVGKIPMDLSSSSIAYMAFSAHKMYGPKGIGGLYIANSDLKSKLGIFLHGGKQEGSLRSGTMNVPGIVGFGKAAALCHQYMELELEQLRSLRDHFELKLGELSGVTIQAFNAKRLPHVSNISFSGVEGERLILTLSKYLAVSRGSACSSIIHRPSHVLKAIGMSDEDALNAIRFSLGRFTTKEEVKTALKVIRDTVLDLKLNIV from the coding sequence ATGAAGAGACCAATTTATTTGGATTATTGTGCAACTACCCCTTGTGATCCTGAGGTGGTGAAGATGATGATGCCTTACTTTTCCCATCATTTTGGTAATCCATCGAGTAATGATCATTTGTTGGGGTGGGAAAGCAAAGAGGCTGTAGAGGTAGCCAGACAACAGTTAGCCACATTGATCAATTGTAAACCAAAGGATTTGGTCTTTACAAGTGGAGCGACAGAATCGATCAACTGGATATTAAAAGGATTGTTTTTTAATAATGGACGTAAAGGTCATTTCATAACAACCAAAATAGAGCACAGTGCTGTTTTGGATACAATGGCCTTTTTGCAAGAGCAGGGTGCTGAGCTTACCTTTTTAAAGGTGGACCAAAATGGCCAGATATCATTGGATGATTTGGAAAGTAGCATCCAAGACAATACACTTGGCTTCGTTTGCATGTACGCCAATAATGAAATTGGTACGATTCTTCCTATAGATAAAATAGGGGAAATTACTGTCAAACATAATATTGACCTTATTTGTGATGCCACACAGGCAGTAGGTAAAATCCCCATGGATTTATCCTCCTCATCAATAGCATATATGGCTTTTTCTGCCCATAAGATGTACGGCCCAAAAGGTATTGGGGGATTATACATCGCTAATTCCGATTTGAAGTCTAAACTCGGTATATTCCTTCATGGTGGAAAACAGGAAGGAAGCTTAAGAAGTGGGACGATGAATGTTCCCGGCATAGTGGGATTCGGAAAAGCTGCGGCCTTATGCCATCAATATATGGAGTTAGAATTGGAACAGTTAAGGTCTCTACGTGATCATTTTGAATTAAAACTTGGAGAGTTGTCAGGGGTAACTATTCAAGCTTTTAATGCAAAAAGACTTCCCCATGTAAGTAATATTAGTTTTAGCGGAGTTGAGGGAGAAAGGCTAATACTTACCCTTAGCAAATACCTGGCAGTAAGTAGGGGAAGTGCTTGCTCCTCGATCATTCATCGACCTTCTCATGTGCTGAAGGCGATTGGTATGTCCGATGAGGATGCCTTAAACGCCATTAGATTCAGTTTAGGAAGATTTACAACCAAAGAAGAAGTAAAGACAGCTTTAAAGGTAATTCGGGATACGGTATTGGATCTGAAATTGAATATCGTGTAG
- a CDS encoding TRAP transporter substrate-binding protein yields the protein MKFVNYFKPKIFLKLLIFISLFSLYSCKGTGGKTVIKLGHGLDTNHPVHSAMLYMADKLEEKSGGKMELKVYPNAQLGNERELVELLQIGSLGMTKVSSAVMESFAPKIQVLSQPYLFRDDAHRERVLNGEIGKMLLNEGTQFWLKGLCFYDAGSRSFYSKDKPVESPEDLVGKKIRVMESNTAINMVKSFGGSPTPVSWGELYTALQQGIVDGAENNPPSVISSRHYEICKFYSIDEHTAVPDMLIVSTKVWDRLSDQEKEWLQEAADESAVYEYKIWAEAEDESMKQLEEAGVTITYPDKEPFRKAVEPMYEEIKRTQPEMYEIIEKIRNHE from the coding sequence ATGAAGTTTGTCAATTATTTTAAGCCCAAAATTTTTCTTAAACTACTGATTTTTATTTCATTATTTTCCCTCTATTCATGTAAAGGTACAGGTGGTAAAACGGTCATAAAATTGGGACATGGGCTAGATACCAACCATCCGGTTCACTCCGCTATGCTATACATGGCCGATAAGCTAGAGGAGAAGTCTGGAGGAAAGATGGAGCTAAAGGTTTATCCCAATGCCCAATTGGGTAATGAAAGGGAATTGGTCGAGTTACTTCAAATAGGAAGCCTTGGGATGACCAAAGTTTCTTCAGCCGTCATGGAAAGTTTTGCACCTAAAATCCAAGTGCTCAGCCAGCCTTATTTATTCAGAGATGATGCACACAGGGAAAGGGTGTTGAATGGAGAAATTGGAAAAATGCTACTGAATGAGGGCACCCAATTTTGGCTCAAGGGACTTTGTTTTTATGATGCAGGATCAAGAAGTTTTTATAGTAAAGATAAGCCAGTAGAATCGCCGGAAGACTTGGTAGGAAAGAAAATCCGTGTCATGGAAAGTAATACAGCCATTAATATGGTCAAAAGCTTTGGAGGATCACCTACACCGGTATCTTGGGGGGAGCTTTATACTGCTTTGCAACAAGGTATAGTGGATGGAGCAGAAAATAACCCACCCAGTGTGATTAGCTCCAGACATTATGAAATCTGTAAGTTTTATTCCATTGATGAGCATACAGCGGTACCTGATATGTTGATTGTCAGTACGAAGGTATGGGACAGATTGAGTGACCAAGAAAAAGAATGGCTTCAGGAAGCGGCCGATGAATCAGCGGTGTATGAGTATAAGATTTGGGCGGAGGCTGAAGATGAGTCGATGAAACAGTTGGAAGAAGCCGGTGTGACCATTACATATCCGGACAAGGAGCCTTTCAGAAAAGCTGTGGAGCCGATGTATGAAGAAATCAAGAGGACCCAACCGGAAATGTACGAAATCATTGAAAAGATCAGAAACCATGAATAA
- a CDS encoding XdhC family protein: protein MKEIKSIILAYHSAKKDGKSAALATVVHVEGSSYRGSGARMLVTDDGKLTGAISGGCLEGDALRKALMVMMQGKPLTQTYDTSDEYDAVIGVGLGCEGIIRVLIEPIDQNDPMNPIGILEQATLLREAAVLVTIFDLNQPRSVHQGTNIYAVQGQIESRERFDIDLSIGINNVLSNQRSSFKNIEYQGMELTAFMQYLPAPIRLVIAGAGNDIIPLVEMAEILGWEMILLDGRPSYANHQRFPNCQVIIGQPEKVFDQVQLDERTAVLLMTHNYNYDKALVKRLLQLKPKYVGMLGPRKKWESIKKEMKSEKDSLLTFPMYSPVGLDVGAETAEEIAVSIISEIKAVFSNRTGGFLYKFKDSIHPERNNISLEELLKNN from the coding sequence ATGAAAGAGATTAAATCCATTATATTGGCTTATCATAGTGCTAAAAAGGATGGTAAATCGGCTGCATTGGCCACTGTCGTTCACGTGGAAGGTTCTTCCTATCGTGGGTCCGGAGCCAGAATGTTGGTCACGGATGATGGAAAGCTGACAGGGGCGATCAGTGGTGGATGTTTGGAGGGTGATGCCTTGAGAAAAGCTTTGATGGTGATGATGCAAGGAAAGCCTTTGACACAAACTTACGATACATCAGATGAGTATGATGCTGTGATTGGTGTTGGACTGGGATGTGAAGGAATCATTAGGGTATTAATAGAACCCATAGATCAAAACGATCCAATGAATCCCATTGGCATTTTAGAACAGGCAACCCTTTTAAGAGAGGCTGCAGTATTGGTTACAATTTTTGACTTAAATCAGCCTAGGTCTGTTCATCAAGGTACAAATATTTATGCTGTTCAAGGACAAATTGAAAGTAGAGAAAGATTTGATATTGATCTATCCATAGGCATAAACAATGTACTTTCCAATCAAAGATCAAGCTTTAAGAATATAGAATATCAGGGCATGGAGCTGACGGCTTTTATGCAATATTTACCGGCTCCAATTAGACTGGTAATAGCTGGTGCAGGCAATGATATTATTCCTTTGGTAGAGATGGCCGAAATTTTGGGTTGGGAGATGATCTTATTGGATGGAAGACCAAGTTATGCGAACCATCAGCGCTTCCCTAATTGTCAGGTGATCATCGGTCAACCTGAAAAAGTTTTTGATCAAGTGCAGTTGGATGAAAGAACAGCTGTTCTTTTAATGACCCATAATTATAATTATGATAAAGCTTTGGTCAAAAGGCTGCTCCAGTTAAAACCCAAGTATGTGGGAATGTTAGGACCAAGAAAAAAATGGGAGAGTATTAAGAAAGAAATGAAATCTGAAAAAGACTCATTATTGACTTTCCCTATGTACAGTCCTGTAGGTTTAGATGTTGGGGCAGAAACAGCAGAAGAAATTGCCGTCTCCATTATTTCAGAGATAAAAGCTGTTTTTTCAAATAGAACAGGTGGTTTTCTCTATAAATTCAAAGATAGTATTCACCCTGAAAGAAATAATATCTCATTGGAGGAACTTCTAAAAAATAACTAA
- a CDS encoding NTP transferase domain-containing protein has translation MENKKFSIIILAAGLSKRLGQAKQLLQLDGQSLIQKAATIAVSVSPMDVVIVLGHYADQVDKELEGLNVSTAFNQDYKQGMGSSIKCGLQSALRLCNNLDGVLIMVCDQPFLSSKHLFDLLSKWQSSDSLIVASQYNGRLGVPAIYDQKLFPELLELKGDTGGKKVIFNHINKTTFVSFEEGKTDIDTLEDYRKIKETHKKSP, from the coding sequence GTGGAGAACAAGAAATTTTCCATCATTATTCTGGCAGCAGGTTTATCAAAGCGGTTAGGACAAGCTAAACAACTACTTCAGCTAGATGGTCAAAGCTTGATCCAGAAAGCTGCTACTATAGCTGTTTCAGTTAGTCCAATGGATGTTGTAATTGTTTTGGGACATTATGCTGATCAAGTTGATAAGGAACTAGAAGGTTTAAATGTCTCGACAGCTTTTAATCAAGATTATAAACAAGGAATGGGCTCTTCCATTAAATGTGGCCTTCAGTCAGCCTTACGTTTGTGTAACAATTTGGATGGTGTCCTGATAATGGTTTGCGATCAACCATTTCTTTCCTCCAAACACCTTTTTGATCTTTTATCAAAGTGGCAAAGTAGCGACAGCTTGATAGTGGCAAGTCAATACAACGGGAGATTGGGTGTTCCTGCCATTTATGATCAAAAGCTTTTTCCAGAGTTACTAGAACTTAAAGGAGATACAGGAGGTAAAAAAGTGATCTTTAACCATATCAATAAAACCACCTTTGTTTCTTTTGAAGAAGGGAAAACAGATATAGATACTTTGGAGGACTATCGAAAGATCAAGGAGACCCATAAAAAGTCTCCTTGA
- a CDS encoding acyl-CoA dehydrogenase family protein produces MEGILNFSYGKLFTSDTVLDNAYMPSKNFFVSDQIFVHFLQKEISKEAWAFMQPKLSRLGYKAASLLDHLSLSADKNPPFLKKRDAYGRTINEIIFHPDYKKLLQIAVESGMFSVKWDPDLREEYKGYSNRLCFSLAFLYGMGESGVSCPLCMTDGVARVINSFADAEDRERLMKHIYTNDVEQLFTGAMFLTEKSGGSDVGTNMVSAQKIANSYYLLNGEKWFCSNANAEIKLVLARTNPDVKGTEGLSLFLVEKHKPDGQINPMDIIRLKDKLGTKSMASAEIILTDTFGKLIGKEGEGFKIMVEMINLSRLWNSVIAVSAFRRCLIEAYQFLSHRHSFGRRVLDHALVRKKLYDLSCRYTADFYLTWKAISLLDKADSGDASSGQVLRMITPMVKRQTAETSVYGIRECMELMGGMGYIEDTILPKFMRDTLVLPIWEGTSNMMVLDMLRTYNKDNGLLPLMDKTHENLILGNEYEKDKARLTTLLSNLTDARNIDKDHMEINAEYIFEELTFFVQKGFLLRAEDSESTYWIGPALKYLNEKIYGRPSEVAIPPSTDEITRMIGWGF; encoded by the coding sequence ATGGAAGGAATTCTAAATTTTTCTTATGGTAAATTATTCACTTCCGACACTGTGCTAGACAATGCATACATGCCTAGCAAAAACTTTTTTGTCAGTGATCAAATTTTTGTTCATTTTCTTCAAAAAGAGATATCCAAAGAGGCATGGGCGTTTATGCAACCAAAACTAAGCCGCTTAGGTTATAAAGCAGCATCATTATTAGACCATCTTTCACTTTCTGCTGACAAAAACCCGCCTTTTTTAAAAAAAAGAGATGCTTATGGTAGGACCATAAATGAAATTATTTTTCATCCAGATTATAAAAAATTGTTGCAAATAGCGGTAGAGTCAGGCATGTTCTCTGTCAAATGGGATCCCGACCTCAGGGAAGAATACAAGGGGTATTCCAATCGATTGTGCTTTAGTTTGGCATTTCTGTATGGGATGGGTGAAAGCGGCGTAAGCTGTCCTCTTTGTATGACTGATGGGGTAGCAAGGGTGATCAATAGTTTTGCGGATGCAGAAGATAGGGAACGGTTAATGAAACATATTTATACCAATGATGTAGAACAATTGTTTACCGGGGCAATGTTTTTAACTGAAAAATCAGGTGGGTCCGATGTCGGTACAAATATGGTTTCCGCACAAAAGATAGCCAATAGCTATTACTTATTGAATGGTGAAAAGTGGTTCTGTAGTAATGCAAATGCAGAAATCAAGCTGGTTTTAGCCAGGACCAATCCTGATGTCAAAGGAACCGAAGGTCTTTCTTTATTTTTAGTTGAAAAGCATAAGCCTGACGGGCAAATTAACCCTATGGATATCATCCGGTTAAAAGATAAGTTGGGGACTAAATCCATGGCCAGTGCTGAAATCATATTGACAGATACTTTTGGGAAATTGATCGGTAAAGAAGGCGAGGGCTTCAAAATCATGGTTGAAATGATCAACCTTTCCCGATTATGGAATTCGGTGATTGCAGTTTCAGCTTTTAGAAGGTGTTTGATCGAGGCTTATCAATTTCTATCGCATCGTCATTCTTTTGGTAGGAGAGTTTTGGATCATGCACTGGTTAGGAAAAAATTATATGATTTAAGTTGTAGGTATACGGCAGACTTTTATCTGACTTGGAAAGCCATTTCGCTGCTGGATAAGGCAGATAGTGGAGATGCTTCAAGTGGACAAGTATTGAGGATGATCACTCCTATGGTGAAAAGACAAACAGCTGAAACGTCTGTATACGGAATAAGGGAATGTATGGAACTGATGGGAGGGATGGGGTATATTGAAGATACCATTCTCCCCAAATTTATGAGGGACACACTTGTTTTACCCATTTGGGAAGGTACCAGCAATATGATGGTCTTGGATATGCTAAGAACTTACAATAAGGATAATGGTTTACTTCCTTTGATGGATAAGACTCATGAAAATTTGATTTTGGGAAATGAGTATGAGAAGGATAAAGCCAGGTTAACAACTTTATTGTCAAACTTGACAGATGCGAGAAATATAGACAAAGACCATATGGAAATTAATGCAGAATATATTTTTGAAGAACTTACTTTTTTTGTGCAAAAAGGCTTCTTATTGAGGGCAGAAGACAGTGAGAGCACTTATTGGATTGGTCCGGCCCTAAAATATCTCAATGAAAAAATTTATGGAAGGCCTTCAGAAGTAGCTATTCCTCCATCTACTGATGAAATCACTAGGATGATAGGATGGGGATTTTGA
- a CDS encoding BamA/TamA family outer membrane protein: protein MRKNIFLSFMVWLLSFSLAEAQKQSFIKRYWNSIINDSSDISEPQFFVYPTLAYAPETSWEIGLSSLYVYYAKKDTANRLSEINGFTFVTLEGQYGFWFDHAVYSDKEDWFFLGRLRFQRFPMYYYGLGPDTPEEYLALVDSRQVLIKERVLRKLKKDFYVGMELDLNRFGSVEFHPKEEGETIEMPIGSEGSTNIGLGLGFVYDNRHNVLNVRNGLFSELAYLKYAPFWEATYEFGTIVSDNRIYRPIGKDNVFAAQLFGQFNTGDVPFNMMSALGGESMMRGYYYGRFRDKNYISSQVELRFLPLPLGFSNRFGAAVFAGTGTVFSDFSNLSLDKMVWSAGAGIRFLLFPNKDIYTRLDAAFTQEGHGFYIYIGEAF, encoded by the coding sequence ATGAGGAAAAATATATTTTTGTCTTTTATGGTGTGGCTACTGAGTTTCAGTTTAGCTGAGGCACAAAAACAAAGCTTTATAAAACGATATTGGAATAGCATTATCAATGATTCCAGTGATATTTCCGAACCCCAGTTTTTTGTTTACCCTACCTTGGCCTATGCGCCGGAGACAAGTTGGGAAATTGGGCTGAGCTCCTTATATGTCTATTACGCCAAAAAAGATACAGCCAACCGCTTGAGTGAAATCAATGGGTTTACTTTTGTTACATTGGAAGGGCAATATGGGTTTTGGTTTGATCATGCCGTTTATTCCGATAAAGAGGACTGGTTTTTCTTGGGGCGTTTGAGGTTCCAAAGGTTTCCGATGTATTACTATGGATTGGGACCGGATACACCTGAAGAATACTTGGCTTTGGTGGATTCACGGCAAGTGCTCATTAAAGAGAGGGTGCTCAGGAAACTAAAGAAAGACTTTTATGTTGGGATGGAACTGGATTTGAACCGCTTTGGATCGGTGGAATTTCATCCCAAGGAAGAAGGAGAGACCATTGAAATGCCCATCGGAAGTGAGGGATCAACGAATATAGGATTAGGTCTGGGCTTTGTTTATGATAACCGTCATAATGTGCTCAATGTTAGAAATGGTTTGTTCTCTGAGTTAGCTTATCTAAAATACGCACCTTTTTGGGAGGCTACTTATGAGTTTGGAACGATAGTTTCAGATAATAGAATTTACCGTCCAATAGGCAAGGACAATGTTTTTGCAGCTCAACTTTTTGGACAGTTCAATACAGGAGATGTCCCTTTCAATATGATGAGTGCACTTGGTGGTGAGAGCATGATGAGGGGCTATTATTATGGAAGATTTAGGGATAAAAATTACATTTCCTCACAGGTAGAGCTTAGGTTTTTACCCTTACCTTTAGGCTTTTCCAATCGTTTTGGAGCAGCAGTCTTTGCCGGTACTGGAACTGTATTTTCCGATTTTAGTAATTTGTCTTTGGATAAAATGGTGTGGTCTGCTGGTGCTGGTATCCGGTTCCTGTTATTTCCCAATAAAGATATTTACACAAGATTGGATGCTGCTTTTACCCAAGAAGGTCATGGTTTTTATATTTATATTGGAGAAGCTTTTTAA